From one Dermacentor variabilis isolate Ectoservices chromosome 3, ASM5094787v1, whole genome shotgun sequence genomic stretch:
- the LOC142574553 gene encoding uncharacterized protein LOC142574553: MTATTSRYALTIVVTWAPVIIFAAFVKLYYTNVLYDFYKTYELTRGRAFDRNAPVDVLAKARQRGRLWPFSGWLTGGRTPGEKTPAGAILGGRTPGTRTPGGRTPGSGTAGGPSPGGQTLPPVEQATSTGGETSGSRTASERTPGGRTPGGRTPGGRAPGGRTPGGRTATRTLEAPTPGERTPGFWLSPLPGYAEASAGTGSTTPASQRPRVRATRQSEGDEGGATATAGTTTTTLSQTKNKRQKYGTATPTVPARLSTAERKPRQSDRAAAEEAVNASSAATSGTSSARAAKRTAGAAGLATDVSAKGSRQAPPDDLVKAEVSVATTPSHISSANPTTRRSGGGASGQPDDIVSGASSVGASRLPRRDDCAEDVRTAASAVKMPRTTDRYVLSGRTPQQLEVNATAAPAEETASAKRRLLPVHKSGGKESLKAATDIPKTPRSSGRMWSRLKP; this comes from the exons ATGACTGCGACAACCTCGCGCTACGCA CTGACAATTGTCGTGACCTGGGCTCCCGTGATAATCTTCGCCGCATTCGTGAAG CTGTACTACACCAATGTGCTGTACGACTTCTACAAGACGTACGAGCTAACTCGGGGCAGGGCGTTCGACAGAAATGCTCCAGTCGATGTGTTGGCCAAGGCACGACAGCGAGGTCGCTTGTGGCCGTTCAGCGGGTGGCTAACAGGTGGTCGTACTCCCGGTGAAAAAACTCCTGCAGGGGCAATACTCGGCGGACGAACTCCTGGTACccgaactccaggtggtcgaactcCAGGCAGTGGAACTGCTGGAGGGCCTTCTCCCGGTGGACAAACCCTACCGCCGGTTGAGCAAGCGACCTCCACCGGCGGGGAGACTTCTGGCAGTCGTACTGCGAGCGAGCGAACCCCTGGTGGACGAACTCCCGGCGGACGGACTCCAGGCGGCCGTGCACCCGGAGGCCGAACTCCTGGGGGACGAACGGCCACTCGTACGTTGGAAGCACCAACTCCAGGAGAGAGAACGCCAGGATTCTGGTTGTCACCGCTTCCAGGTTACGCCGAAGCCTCAGCGGGCACCGGCAGCACGACGCCGGCGTCTCAACGGCCCCGCGTCCGCGCAACGCGTCAATCCGAAGGCGACGAGGGCGGGGCTACTGCCACCGcgggcaccaccaccacaactcTGTCCCAGACGAAGAAcaaacgacagaaatacggaaccGCGACACCCACAGTGCCGGCCCGTCTGTCAACCGCGGAGCGAAAGCCTCGTCAGAGCGACCGTGCCGCCGCAGAGGAGGCGGTGAACGCGAGTAGCGCTGCTACTTCTGGGACGTCAAGCGCCAGGGCCGCCAAACGTACCGCCGGCGCCGCAGGCCTTGCTACTGACGTAAGCGCTAAGGGATCGAGGCAAGCGCCACCGGACGACCTCGTGAAGGCCGAAGTCAGCGTCGCAACGACCCCGTCCCATATATCCAGCGCCAATCCGACGACGCGTAGAAGTGGAGGCGGAGCGTCGGGGCAGCCTGACGATATCGTCAGTGGTGCGTCTTCCGTAGGAGCTTCTCGATTGCCTCGACGGGACGACTGCGCCGAAGACGTCCGCACTGCCGCCAGCGCGGTGAAGATGCCCCGGACCACGGATCGCTACGTGCTTAGTGGGCGCACTCCCCAGCAGCTCGAGGTCAACGCCACCGCAGCACCGGCAGAAGAAACGGCGTCCGCTAAGCGCAGACTTCTACCAGTGCATAAAAGCGGCGGTAAAGAAAGCCTGAAGGCTGCTACCGACATTCCAAAGACACCGCGGTCTTCGGGCCGTATGTGGAGCCGTCTGAAACCGTAG